In a single window of the Rhizobiaceae bacterium genome:
- a CDS encoding ABC transporter ATP-binding protein, translating to MTAPLLSVRDLSVAFTQGGRTTMAVDHIHFDIGKGETVALVGESGSGKSVSALSVLKLLPYPPASHPSGAIEFNGTDLLKCSEPELRRVRGNDITIIFQEPMTSLNPLHTISHQVIEVLKLHKGMGDKAALARTLELFREVGIRDPEKRLDAYPHQLSGGQRQRVMIAMALANEPKLLIADEPTTALDVTVQAQILELLAKLKKMNGMSMLFITHDLGIVRKIADRVCVMTHGRIVEQGPTERIFSHPQHEYTQKLLAAEPKGMPPVPDPGAPTVMAGDDMKVWFPIRRGFFRKVVDHVKAVDGIDVQVRAGQTLGVVGESGSGKTTLGLALARMISSKGRIDFNGREIDTLSYSQMRPLRRELQIVFQDPFGSLSPRMSVAEIIEEGLKIHEPKLDVDARDQRVVEVLNEVGLDPETRFRYPHEFSGGQRQRVAIARAMVLNPRFVMLDEPTSALDMSVQAQVVDLLRRLQAKHNLAYLFISHDLKVVRALANDVIVMRNGKVVEQGPARQIFEDPQTDYTRALISAAFRIETAKEGVVSQ from the coding sequence ATGACCGCGCCGCTGCTTTCCGTCCGCGACCTGTCTGTCGCCTTCACGCAGGGCGGACGCACGACCATGGCCGTCGACCACATCCACTTCGACATCGGCAAAGGCGAGACGGTCGCGCTGGTGGGCGAGTCCGGTTCCGGCAAGTCGGTGTCCGCATTATCGGTGCTCAAGCTGCTCCCCTACCCGCCCGCGAGCCATCCGAGCGGGGCCATCGAGTTCAACGGCACGGATCTGTTGAAATGCTCCGAACCTGAGTTGCGGCGCGTGCGCGGCAACGACATCACGATCATCTTCCAGGAGCCGATGACGTCGCTCAACCCGCTTCACACCATCTCCCACCAGGTGATCGAGGTGCTGAAGCTGCACAAAGGCATGGGCGACAAGGCCGCCCTCGCCCGCACGCTGGAACTGTTCCGGGAAGTCGGCATTCGCGATCCCGAAAAGCGGCTGGACGCCTATCCGCATCAATTGTCGGGCGGCCAGCGCCAGCGCGTGATGATCGCCATGGCGCTCGCCAACGAGCCGAAGCTGCTGATTGCCGACGAGCCGACCACCGCGCTCGATGTGACGGTGCAGGCGCAGATCCTCGAATTGCTCGCAAAGCTCAAGAAGATGAACGGCATGTCGATGCTGTTCATCACGCACGATCTCGGCATTGTCCGCAAGATCGCCGACCGGGTCTGCGTCATGACGCATGGCAGGATCGTCGAGCAGGGTCCGACCGAGCGCATCTTCTCCCATCCCCAGCATGAATACACGCAGAAGCTGCTGGCGGCGGAACCGAAAGGCATGCCGCCTGTGCCCGATCCCGGCGCGCCGACGGTCATGGCCGGCGACGACATGAAGGTGTGGTTCCCGATACGCCGCGGCTTCTTCCGCAAGGTCGTGGATCATGTCAAAGCCGTGGACGGCATCGACGTGCAGGTGAGGGCAGGCCAGACCCTCGGCGTGGTGGGCGAGTCCGGTTCGGGCAAGACCACGCTCGGCCTCGCGCTGGCGCGAATGATTTCGTCGAAGGGCCGCATCGATTTCAACGGTCGCGAGATCGACACGCTCAGCTATTCGCAGATGCGCCCGCTGCGGCGCGAATTGCAGATCGTTTTTCAGGACCCTTTCGGCTCGCTCAGCCCGCGCATGTCGGTCGCCGAAATCATCGAGGAAGGGCTCAAGATTCACGAGCCGAAGCTCGACGTGGATGCGCGCGACCAGCGCGTGGTCGAGGTGCTGAACGAGGTCGGCCTCGATCCCGAGACGCGTTTCCGCTATCCGCATGAATTCTCCGGCGGCCAACGCCAGCGCGTGGCCATTGCGCGCGCCATGGTGCTCAATCCGCGTTTCGTCATGCTGGACGAGCCGACGTCGGCGCTCGACATGAGCGTGCAGGCGCAGGTGGTGGACCTGCTGCGCCGCCTGCAGGCGAAGCACAATCTCGCCTATCTGTTCATCAGCCATGACCTCAAGGTGGTCCGGGCGCTCGCCAATGACGTGATCGTGATGCGCAACGGCAAGGTGGTGGAACAAGGCCCTGCGCGGCAGATTTTCGAGGACCCGCAGACGGACTATACCCGTGCGCTGATCTCCGCAGCCTTCCGCATCGAGACGGCGAAGGAAGGCGTCGTCAGCCAGTAG
- a CDS encoding glyoxylate/hydroxypyruvate reductase A has protein sequence MNENRVLLSVTGINPHRWHELLSQEREVVLEPDGPNDPSIRYAVVWKQRPKLLAGLPNLKAIFSIGAGVDHVLADPTLPDVPIVRVIDPNLTQHMVEYIVWRVLDHHRQGAAYRAQQGRKVWHDRPQRTAGDISVGIMGIGALGSAAAGALVSLGFHVNGWSRTGRTVAGVNGYGGESGLVPFLNATDILVVLLPLTDETRGIVNYQLLRELRRRNGLGGAVLISAGRGKLHKDADILRALDDGTLKEASLDVFEMEPLPKTSPFWTNHKVFITPHAAATSDPTHLVGPMLDQMRAADEGKPLRHLVDRSTGY, from the coding sequence ATGAATGAAAACCGCGTTCTTCTTTCCGTCACGGGCATCAATCCGCATCGCTGGCACGAACTGCTTTCGCAGGAGCGCGAGGTGGTGCTGGAGCCGGACGGGCCGAACGATCCATCGATCCGCTATGCGGTGGTGTGGAAGCAGAGGCCGAAGCTTCTCGCCGGCCTGCCAAATCTCAAGGCGATATTCTCCATCGGTGCGGGCGTTGACCATGTTCTGGCCGACCCCACCCTGCCCGATGTCCCGATCGTGCGCGTCATAGACCCCAACCTTACCCAGCACATGGTGGAGTACATTGTGTGGCGCGTGCTCGACCACCACCGCCAGGGCGCGGCCTATCGCGCGCAGCAGGGCCGCAAGGTCTGGCACGATCGCCCGCAACGCACCGCAGGCGATATCTCCGTAGGCATCATGGGCATTGGCGCGCTCGGCTCAGCGGCAGCCGGCGCGCTCGTCTCGCTCGGCTTCCACGTCAATGGATGGAGCCGGACAGGACGCACGGTCGCGGGCGTGAACGGCTATGGCGGCGAAAGCGGACTGGTCCCCTTCCTCAACGCGACAGATATTCTTGTCGTGCTCCTGCCGCTGACGGACGAGACGCGCGGGATCGTCAACTACCAGCTTCTACGCGAATTGCGGCGGCGCAACGGCCTTGGCGGCGCGGTGCTCATCAGTGCCGGGCGCGGCAAGCTCCATAAAGATGCGGACATCCTGCGCGCGCTCGACGATGGCACGCTCAAAGAAGCCAGCCTCGATGTTTTCGAAATGGAACCGCTTCCGAAAACGAGCCCGTTCTGGACAAACCATAAGGTTTTCATCACGCCGCATGCCGCCGCAACTTCGGACCCGACGCATCTGGTTGGCCCGATGCTTGATCAGATGCGCGCCGCCGACGAAGGCAAGCCGCTGCGCCACCTGGTAGACCGATCGACGGGCTATTAA
- a CDS encoding NlpC/P60 family protein codes for MTHFDRRLHAIRDDLADARLKADVAAPRYADGRRAFVRTPVADLRRKPADDAGLDTQLVFGAAVTLFDEMDGWAWVQTEHDGYVGYVEANVLAEAQEKPTHHVAVPRTFVYPGPDLRFPRRAVLSMGSAVSIVGAAETRGTHYAVTADGEALIAAHLLPVGEVAQDFVAMAELFLNTPYLWGGTTGFGIDCSGLVQTSMRMAGRRVLRDTDMQEATIGAEIDPAGGLRRGDLVFWKGHVAIMTGPDMMIHANGHTMMVSSEPLADAIARIGYLYGQPTRYRRP; via the coding sequence TTGACGCATTTCGACCGGCGGTTGCACGCAATCCGCGACGACCTCGCGGACGCGCGGCTGAAAGCCGATGTGGCCGCTCCGCGATATGCGGATGGTCGCCGCGCCTTCGTGCGAACGCCGGTGGCCGATCTGCGGCGCAAACCCGCTGACGATGCGGGCCTCGATACGCAACTGGTCTTCGGCGCGGCCGTCACCTTGTTCGACGAAATGGACGGGTGGGCGTGGGTCCAGACGGAGCATGACGGCTATGTCGGCTATGTCGAGGCAAACGTGCTTGCGGAGGCGCAGGAAAAGCCCACGCATCACGTCGCCGTTCCCCGGACTTTCGTCTATCCCGGGCCGGATTTGAGGTTTCCGCGTCGCGCCGTCTTGTCCATGGGGTCGGCGGTATCGATCGTCGGAGCCGCCGAAACAAGGGGCACGCATTATGCCGTGACGGCGGATGGCGAGGCGCTGATTGCGGCCCATCTCCTGCCGGTCGGCGAGGTCGCGCAGGACTTTGTCGCCATGGCGGAATTGTTCCTGAACACGCCCTATCTCTGGGGAGGAACGACCGGCTTCGGCATCGATTGTTCGGGTCTGGTGCAGACTTCAATGAGGATGGCGGGCCGAAGGGTGCTGCGCGACACGGACATGCAGGAAGCGACCATTGGCGCGGAGATAGATCCTGCCGGGGGGCTGCGGCGCGGCGACCTGGTTTTCTGGAAGGGCCATGTCGCGATCATGACGGGGCCAGACATGATGATCCACGCCAATGGCCATACGATGATGGTATCGTCGGAGCCGCTGGCCGACGCGATTGCACGGATCGGCTATCTGTACGGCCAGCCGACGCGCTACAGGCGGCCTTAA
- a CDS encoding MarR family transcriptional regulator, translating into MAVVLRPIQALRLWQQVALAEVHEEGPDLSTRQIAILLCIYLDQPPHTVRGLAARLGVTKPVISRALDTMGALNLVHRHRDENDRRNVLVRRTVEGALYVERLGDMIIAKARELPL; encoded by the coding sequence ATGGCGGTTGTTCTGCGTCCGATACAGGCACTGCGGCTATGGCAGCAGGTCGCACTTGCGGAGGTCCATGAAGAGGGGCCTGACCTTTCCACGCGCCAGATCGCCATCCTGCTGTGCATCTATCTCGACCAGCCGCCGCACACCGTGAGGGGTCTTGCCGCAAGGCTGGGCGTCACCAAGCCGGTCATTTCGCGCGCGCTCGACACGATGGGTGCGCTTAACCTCGTCCACCGGCACCGCGATGAAAACGACCGCCGCAACGTTCTGGTGCGTCGCACCGTGGAAGGCGCGCTTTATGTGGAGCGCCTTGGTGATATGATCATTGCGAAGGCGAGGGAGTTGCCACTTTGA
- a CDS encoding leucyl aminopeptidase family protein — translation MQIEFLEAGADARPVHLISAGELEDSGAGARAYAWAQANGYAGKAGRLLVLPGADGTPDGAFFGHAGSAETLRLAALSKELPEGDWRLEGDVADATLATLALKLGAYEYTRYRKETERKIRFAVPGGADFARASRLAEGVFLTRDLINTPTNDMGPDQLEEAVRTLGKTHGAEVSVIAGDALLGERLFMIHAVGRASIHAPRLIDLRWGPKDAPAVTLVGKGVCFDTGGLDIKPASGMLLMKKDMGGAANVLGLASMIMAAKLKLRLRVLIPAVENSISGDAFRPGDVLQSRKGVTVEIGNTDAEGRLILADALALADEEEPSLLVDMATLTGAARVALGPDLPPFYTDDDGFAAELETASAAVSDPLWRMPLWTPYASKLDSKIADMNNVTTDGFAGSITAALFLRRFVEKTASWVHFDVFGWNPTAKPWSPVGGEAQCIRALEHVLTTRHGG, via the coding sequence ATGCAGATCGAATTCCTCGAAGCCGGTGCCGACGCCCGACCCGTCCATCTGATCTCTGCCGGAGAGCTTGAGGACTCGGGTGCGGGCGCGCGTGCATATGCCTGGGCGCAGGCGAACGGATATGCTGGAAAAGCCGGCAGGCTGCTCGTCCTGCCCGGTGCGGACGGCACGCCGGATGGCGCATTCTTCGGCCATGCCGGCAGCGCCGAAACGCTCAGGCTGGCCGCGCTTTCGAAGGAACTCCCCGAAGGCGACTGGCGTCTCGAAGGAGACGTTGCCGACGCTACGCTGGCAACGCTCGCCCTGAAACTCGGCGCGTATGAATACACCCGCTACCGTAAGGAAACCGAGCGCAAGATCCGCTTTGCCGTGCCGGGCGGGGCAGATTTCGCGCGGGCGTCCCGACTGGCCGAAGGCGTGTTTCTCACGCGTGACCTCATCAACACGCCGACCAATGACATGGGGCCGGACCAGCTTGAGGAAGCAGTCCGCACGCTTGGCAAGACGCATGGGGCAGAGGTCTCCGTGATCGCGGGCGATGCGCTGCTCGGCGAGCGGCTTTTCATGATCCACGCCGTGGGGCGCGCCTCGATCCACGCGCCGCGCCTGATCGACCTGCGCTGGGGGCCGAAAGATGCGCCAGCGGTGACACTCGTGGGGAAGGGCGTGTGCTTCGACACGGGCGGCCTCGACATCAAGCCCGCCAGCGGCATGCTGCTGATGAAGAAGGACATGGGCGGCGCGGCGAATGTGCTTGGCCTTGCTTCCATGATCATGGCCGCGAAACTGAAGCTGCGCTTGCGCGTCCTGATACCGGCGGTCGAAAACTCGATTTCCGGCGATGCGTTCCGTCCGGGCGACGTGCTGCAAAGCCGCAAGGGCGTGACGGTGGAAATCGGCAACACCGATGCGGAAGGACGCCTGATACTGGCGGATGCGCTTGCGCTGGCCGACGAGGAGGAGCCATCGCTTCTGGTCGACATGGCAACCTTGACGGGGGCGGCGCGCGTGGCGCTTGGACCGGATCTGCCTCCCTTTTACACTGACGACGACGGCTTCGCGGCAGAGCTTGAGACGGCCTCCGCCGCCGTGTCCGACCCGCTGTGGCGCATGCCGCTCTGGACGCCCTACGCGTCGAAGCTGGATTCGAAGATCGCGGACATGAACAATGTCACGACGGATGGATTTGCAGGCTCGATCACGGCGGCGCTTTTCCTGAGGCGCTTTGTGGAAAAGACGGCAAGCTGGGTTCATTTCGATGTGTTCGGCTGGAATCCGACTGCAAAGCCGTGGTCGCCCGTGGGCGGTGAGGCGCAGTGCATTCGCGCATTGGAGCACGTCCTGACCACCCGGCATGGCGGCTGA
- a CDS encoding tetratricopeptide repeat protein translates to MHSPDRVPSPPNENLQLARQHFLTASNHHKAGNREAALASYDMATALDPGNADAWNNRGAILYELGRSREAIESYDRALQVRPDHFDALINRGGTHIARGEFAAALESFTAVVALEPSRAAAWHGLGYCLRRLGRHGEALAGFKRATACDASAVNWYFQGLAELSLELNSEAAESFASATKANPRYIDGWEGRGAALMRVGKYPAARECYEKVFALQPNRNWTFGTVVQLKLQTAEWANHDADLATMRSMIGRGEKATMPFTALGLFDDPALQRRVAEIYAAVACPPGPTPGPVKIRMPGQRMRVGYFSADFHSHATVHLMAGLFEQHDRTKFEIIAFSFGPAADNEARNRVERAFDRFIDVRSMTDIQVAKMARDLEIDIAIDLKGYTQDARPGIFAARAAPIQVNYLGFPGTLAANCFDYLIADQTIIPASSRRHYSETVVYLPHCYQVNDDKRRIADWAPTRTELDLPESGFVFSCFNNTWKITPPVFDMWMRLLTRVDASVLWLLEDNALASMNLRREAERRGVDGARLIFAKRIPMEQHLARQRAADLFLDTAPYNAHTTASDALWAGLPVLTCMGHGFQARVAASLLKAIGLPEMVTTTLADYESVAMQMALEPMKLNRIRERLAENRKTSPLFDTRRYSRAIEAAFEAMAAR, encoded by the coding sequence TTGCATAGCCCTGACCGTGTTCCCTCGCCGCCAAATGAAAATCTGCAACTGGCAAGGCAGCATTTCCTTACCGCGAGCAATCACCACAAGGCAGGCAACAGAGAAGCGGCCCTTGCGTCCTACGACATGGCAACGGCGCTCGATCCCGGCAATGCCGATGCATGGAACAATCGCGGCGCGATCCTCTACGAGTTGGGCCGGAGCCGGGAGGCCATCGAGAGCTATGATCGCGCACTTCAAGTTAGGCCCGACCATTTCGACGCGCTGATAAATCGGGGCGGGACCCATATCGCCCGGGGCGAATTTGCGGCGGCGCTGGAAAGCTTCACGGCGGTGGTTGCGCTGGAGCCTTCCCGCGCCGCAGCATGGCATGGCCTTGGCTATTGCCTCAGGCGACTGGGACGGCACGGTGAGGCGCTGGCGGGCTTCAAGCGTGCAACCGCCTGCGACGCCTCTGCCGTGAACTGGTATTTTCAGGGCCTTGCGGAACTGTCGCTCGAACTCAACTCGGAAGCGGCGGAAAGCTTCGCCTCGGCAACGAAAGCGAACCCCCGCTACATCGATGGTTGGGAAGGACGCGGCGCTGCACTGATGCGGGTGGGAAAATATCCGGCGGCGCGGGAATGCTACGAAAAAGTGTTTGCCCTGCAACCGAACCGGAACTGGACGTTCGGCACGGTCGTGCAACTGAAATTGCAGACGGCGGAATGGGCGAACCATGACGCCGACCTCGCCACCATGCGCAGCATGATCGGGCGCGGAGAAAAGGCGACCATGCCGTTCACCGCGCTCGGGCTCTTCGACGATCCGGCGCTGCAAAGGCGCGTCGCGGAAATCTACGCCGCCGTGGCCTGTCCGCCCGGTCCGACGCCTGGCCCGGTGAAAATACGCATGCCCGGCCAGCGAATGCGCGTTGGCTATTTCTCGGCCGACTTCCACAGCCATGCCACAGTTCACCTGATGGCCGGGCTGTTCGAGCAGCACGACCGGACGAAGTTCGAGATCATCGCCTTCTCGTTCGGACCTGCCGCCGACAACGAGGCCCGGAATCGGGTGGAGCGTGCGTTCGACAGGTTCATCGACGTGCGGTCGATGACCGACATTCAGGTGGCGAAGATGGCGCGCGACCTCGAAATCGACATAGCGATCGACCTCAAGGGCTACACGCAGGATGCCCGCCCGGGAATATTCGCCGCCCGGGCGGCGCCTATCCAGGTGAATTATCTGGGTTTTCCCGGCACGCTGGCGGCGAATTGCTTCGACTACCTGATCGCGGACCAGACGATCATTCCGGCGTCGAGCAGGCGTCATTATTCCGAGACAGTCGTGTACCTGCCCCATTGCTATCAGGTCAATGACGACAAGCGCCGCATTGCCGACTGGGCCCCCACGCGGACCGAACTCGATCTGCCGGAAAGCGGCTTCGTCTTTTCCTGTTTCAACAACACGTGGAAGATCACGCCGCCCGTTTTCGACATGTGGATGAGGCTGCTCACGCGCGTCGATGCAAGCGTGCTCTGGCTGCTGGAGGACAATGCGCTGGCAAGTATGAATCTCAGGCGCGAGGCGGAGCGACGGGGCGTGGACGGTGCTCGACTGATCTTTGCAAAGCGCATACCGATGGAACAACATCTGGCACGCCAGCGGGCAGCGGACCTCTTCCTCGACACCGCCCCCTACAATGCGCACACGACCGCGAGCGATGCATTGTGGGCTGGACTTCCGGTGCTGACCTGCATGGGACACGGTTTTCAGGCGCGTGTGGCCGCAAGCCTGTTGAAGGCGATTGGCCTGCCGGAAATGGTGACGACGACACTCGCCGACTACGAGTCCGTGGCAATGCAGATGGCGCTTGAACCAATGAAACTCAACCGGATCAGGGAGCGGCTTGCCGAAAATCGAAAGACCTCGCCGCTGTTCGACACGCGACGGTATTCGCGGGCGATCGAGGCTGCTTTCGAGGCCATGGCCGCGCGTTAG
- a CDS encoding tetratricopeptide repeat protein, whose translation MAISTNNAGKSTGRRIIRTAMALALAASVSACANSKMTTGSINNDGSGQPETFAATGDASSLGRAYAANPASKSTALGYANALQAGGNTDQSLAVMRKLAIEHPKDREVLAAYGKALAAAGQFEPALSAVRRAQTPEYPDWRLLSAEGSIVDQLGNREQARVLYRKALDIQPNEPSVLSNLGMSYVLQGDLQTAEKYLSTAVKQPGADSRVRQNLALVVGLQGRFGEAEQIASQELSPDQAKANVAYLRSMLSQQNAWSELKDQETNTN comes from the coding sequence ATGGCGATCAGTACCAACAATGCCGGAAAGTCAACCGGCAGGCGCATCATCAGGACCGCAATGGCGTTGGCGCTCGCGGCGAGCGTTTCGGCATGCGCCAACAGCAAGATGACCACAGGTTCGATCAACAATGACGGTTCCGGGCAGCCGGAAACCTTCGCGGCCACGGGTGATGCCAGTTCGCTCGGGCGCGCCTATGCCGCCAATCCCGCCAGCAAGTCGACGGCGCTCGGATATGCCAATGCGCTGCAGGCAGGTGGCAATACGGATCAATCACTTGCGGTGATGCGCAAGCTCGCCATCGAGCATCCGAAAGACCGCGAAGTGCTGGCCGCCTACGGCAAGGCGCTTGCCGCCGCAGGGCAATTCGAGCCCGCACTTTCGGCGGTGCGCAGGGCGCAGACCCCCGAATATCCGGACTGGCGGCTGCTCTCCGCTGAAGGGTCGATCGTCGACCAGCTGGGCAATCGCGAACAGGCGCGGGTGCTCTATCGCAAGGCGCTGGACATCCAGCCGAACGAGCCGAGCGTGCTGTCCAATCTCGGCATGTCCTATGTGTTGCAGGGCGACCTGCAGACGGCGGAAAAATATCTGTCCACGGCCGTCAAGCAGCCCGGCGCGGATAGCAGGGTCAGGCAGAACCTCGCGCTGGTGGTCGGCCTGCAGGGGCGTTTCGGCGAGGCGGAACAGATCGCCAGCCAGGAGCTTTCGCCCGATCAGGCCAAAGCGAACGTCGCCTATCTGCGCAGCATGCTCTCCCAGCAAAACGCCTGGAGCGAGCTCAAGGATCAGGAAACGAACACCAATTAA
- a CDS encoding type II secretion system F family protein has product MTNYVFSTLTDGSFLISLLVAVAVFASLLTIIPSFSGNTLASRMKSVALEREELRNRQRTRLAEAENRRRGLRVEESAGMRSIVERLDLRRALADDNTVAKLRVAGFRGNDPLTRLLFFRLVLPFVFFGGALFYIYGLGEFAEQAAPIRFFICVLAAYAGFYAPVLYINNRANKRKASIQKAWPDALDLMLICVESGMSVEAALRKVAEEIGSQSVDLAEELVLTTAELSFLQERRQAYENLASRTGVDAVKSVTQALVQAERYGTPVGHALRVLAQESREARLIAAEKKAAALPPKLTVPMILFFLPVLFMVILGPAGMQISAQGGFSGMMSGGR; this is encoded by the coding sequence ATGACGAACTATGTTTTCTCCACGCTCACCGACGGATCGTTCCTGATCTCCCTGCTGGTTGCGGTGGCGGTCTTTGCCTCGCTGCTCACCATCATCCCGAGCTTCAGCGGCAACACGCTGGCCTCGCGCATGAAGTCGGTCGCGCTGGAACGCGAGGAACTCAGGAACCGTCAGCGCACGCGTCTGGCCGAAGCCGAGAACCGGCGGCGCGGATTGCGCGTCGAGGAATCCGCCGGCATGCGGTCCATCGTCGAGCGGCTCGACCTGCGGCGCGCCCTGGCCGACGACAATACGGTCGCCAAGCTGCGGGTCGCCGGTTTTCGCGGCAACGATCCGCTGACGCGCCTGCTGTTCTTCCGGCTGGTGCTGCCCTTTGTGTTTTTCGGCGGCGCGCTGTTCTATATCTACGGCCTTGGCGAGTTCGCCGAGCAGGCCGCGCCCATCCGCTTCTTCATCTGCGTGCTGGCCGCCTATGCAGGCTTCTATGCGCCTGTTCTCTATATCAACAATCGCGCCAACAAGCGTAAGGCGTCGATCCAGAAGGCATGGCCCGACGCGCTCGACCTCATGCTGATCTGCGTGGAGTCCGGCATGTCGGTCGAAGCCGCCCTGCGCAAGGTGGCCGAGGAGATCGGGTCCCAGTCGGTCGATCTCGCCGAGGAACTGGTGCTGACCACCGCGGAACTGTCATTCCTCCAGGAAAGGCGGCAGGCATATGAGAACCTTGCCTCGCGCACCGGCGTGGATGCGGTGAAGTCGGTGACGCAGGCCCTCGTCCAGGCCGAGCGCTATGGTACCCCGGTTGGACACGCGTTGCGTGTGCTTGCTCAGGAAAGCCGCGAGGCCCGCCTCATCGCCGCCGAGAAGAAGGCGGCTGCCCTGCCGCCGAAACTGACCGTCCCGATGATCCTGTTTTTCCTGCCGGTCCTGTTCATGGTGATCCTCGGACCTGCCGGCATGCAGATCAGCGCACAGGGAGGCTTCTCGGGAATGATGAGCGGCGGTCGCTAA
- a CDS encoding type II secretion system F family protein, producing the protein MFGLDVTFIGILVLSAVSAGALAYAILFNTVREEKHQQRRFESVKRAEEDRTAAKVMRDRQADVTKRRRAVQESLKDLEDKNKARERNTMRPPLKIQIRQAGLSMSMQRFYVLSAICGVVLTIGGWMIAMPFYLLPAIAIVGGVGLPRFIVSFLRKRRVKQFLEEFPNALDIIVRAVKSGLPLNDGIRLIATESREPVRTEFRRIVEAQGVGMPVPEAAMRMTETMPCAEAGFFGIVIQIQSQAGGNLSEALGNLSRVLRDRKKMKAKVNALSMEAKASAVIIGALPVVVAFLVYLTSPTYIMPLFTTSTGNLIIGIGLFWMGIGIFIMRQMMNFEV; encoded by the coding sequence GTGTTCGGGCTCGATGTGACCTTCATCGGCATTCTCGTGCTGTCGGCGGTTTCAGCCGGCGCGCTCGCCTATGCAATCCTCTTCAACACCGTGCGCGAGGAAAAGCACCAGCAGCGGCGCTTCGAAAGCGTCAAGCGCGCCGAGGAGGACCGCACTGCCGCCAAGGTCATGCGCGACCGCCAGGCAGATGTCACCAAGCGCCGCAGGGCGGTTCAGGAATCGCTCAAGGACCTCGAGGACAAGAACAAGGCCCGCGAGCGCAACACGATGCGCCCGCCCCTGAAAATCCAGATCAGGCAGGCGGGTCTCAGCATGTCGATGCAGCGGTTCTACGTGCTTTCCGCCATTTGCGGCGTGGTGCTGACCATTGGCGGATGGATGATCGCCATGCCGTTCTACCTGCTGCCCGCAATTGCCATTGTGGGCGGCGTGGGGCTTCCGCGCTTCATCGTGTCGTTCCTCAGGAAGCGGCGCGTGAAGCAGTTTCTCGAAGAGTTTCCGAACGCGCTCGACATCATCGTGCGCGCTGTGAAATCCGGCCTCCCGCTGAATGACGGCATCCGGCTGATCGCCACCGAATCGCGCGAGCCGGTGCGCACTGAATTCCGCAGAATCGTCGAAGCGCAGGGGGTCGGCATGCCGGTGCCCGAGGCCGCCATGCGCATGACCGAAACCATGCCCTGCGCCGAGGCGGGGTTCTTCGGCATCGTCATCCAGATCCAGTCGCAGGCCGGCGGCAACCTTTCCGAAGCGCTCGGAAATCTGTCGCGCGTGCTGCGCGACCGCAAGAAGATGAAGGCGAAGGTAAACGCCCTGTCGATGGAAGCCAAGGCGTCCGCCGTCATCATCGGCGCGCTGCCCGTGGTGGTGGCGTTTCTCGTCTACCTGACAAGTCCGACCTACATCATGCCGCTGTTCACGACGTCGACCGGCAATCTCATCATCGGCATCGGCTTGTTCTGGATGGGCATCGGCATCTTCATCATGCGCCAGATGATGAATTTCGAGGTATAG